A window of Pseudomonas denitrificans (nom. rej.) genomic DNA:
CGCCGGCGATCCAGTCGTGCAGCAGCTGCCGCTCGTAGGGATTGAACACACCGAACATGGCCGCGCTGTCTCCGGAGATCAGACCCCAGAGACGACTGTTGGCGGGGTCCTGGTGACGCCTGATCCAGCCGAGTTGCTGCAACGCAGCAAGAAATTCGCCCATGCGCCCGGGGCCGGCCATCCACTGGTTCACCGTGCGCCCGCCAATGCGTGCACGGTCATCGTGCATCTGCCTGGCGAAGGGCCGCTTGCGCTCAAGCATGGCGACCACTTCGGTTCCCAGGTCGAAACCATCGAGCAGCTGTTGGTTGGATAGCCCCGCGTCGTTGAGCCGGTAACCGGCGTGCACGCGGCGCAGGAAAGCGTCGCGATCGGCCAGCTGCGGCAGGTTGGCTTCCAGCGCCTGCAATGCCTTGCGACCGTGACCGGTGGCAGCGTTGTCGATGGTCACGTGCAGGCGGAAGTACTCCGGGTCGATACCCAGCTCGCGCAGTTCGCAACTGGTGATCATCAGGTGCAGCGGCGGCAGCTCGTATCCCAGGTTGTAGCCCAGCACTTCGGGCAGGTAGTCGTCGGACAGATAGCCCAGCGCCAGCTGCAGGGTGCCTTGCAGGTAATGCGCATCGCTCAGGTCGGGCGGGGCATCGCAACCCAGGCTGTCCAGCAGGCGCTGGTACACCAGCACGTGGTTGCGCGCGGGGATACCGTGGCCCAGCTCTTCCAGGCAGGTATGTACCAGCGGCAGCAGGCGCGTGTCGCTCCAGTGGTCGAGCACACCGTAGAGCCAGGCGCCGTCTACCCGTTTGGTGGGAGCGATGGCCTGGAGGAAGTGCAGGGCATGGGCGCGGTTTGCGAAGTGCCGACGCGGTGCGCCTTCCCGGCGCTCGCTCAGGTAGGTGGCATAGCCCTGTGCGCTGCGTTCGGCGCGGTTGGACAGCCAACTGTCCCAGCGTTGCGGGTCGGCGGGCAGCTCGTCGTCGTGGGCAGCCTGCAGGTCCAGCTGTGTATCAAGAAGCGTGGCTGCACGCTCCAGGCAGTCCTGCGGAGTGCGCAGCAGGGACTGATAGAGATCGCGGATGGAGCAGTGCTCGCGGTACGAGGCGACAGCATTCCGGGAGGCGGGTGGCGTCATGCGGGGCTCCTCGTTGGAAAAATCGGGACGCTTTCTCTTGCGAGTGAGCGGACGAACAAAGGTTTCAAGTAAACGCCCAAGCGCAGGGGGGCGAAGGGCCGAAAGACTGAACGCCACCGGCGACGGCGCGTCCCAGCCATGACTGCCATACCGCGAGGTCCGCCATGCCAGCACGCCCCGCGTTGCCCCGTTTCGGCATCGAGGAGGAGTTCTTCCTGCTCGATCCCGCCAGCCTGGACCTCGCTCGCGACGTGCCACTGGGCTTTTCCCATGCCTGCCGTGGCGTACTGGGCGAGGAGGTCGCGGAGGAAATCTTCCAGTGCCAGTACGAACTGGTCAGCCCGGTCCTGCGCCAGCTCGACGAGGCAGCCGCGTTTCTGAGCGACCGCCGGCGCCGATTGCGCGCGATATCCCGTTCCCACGGACTGGAAACCCTCTGCGTCGCTGCCCATCCC
This region includes:
- a CDS encoding iron-containing redox enzyme family protein; translated protein: MTPPASRNAVASYREHCSIRDLYQSLLRTPQDCLERAATLLDTQLDLQAAHDDELPADPQRWDSWLSNRAERSAQGYATYLSERREGAPRRHFANRAHALHFLQAIAPTKRVDGAWLYGVLDHWSDTRLLPLVHTCLEELGHGIPARNHVLVYQRLLDSLGCDAPPDLSDAHYLQGTLQLALGYLSDDYLPEVLGYNLGYELPPLHLMITSCELRELGIDPEYFRLHVTIDNAATGHGRKALQALEANLPQLADRDAFLRRVHAGYRLNDAGLSNQQLLDGFDLGTEVVAMLERKRPFARQMHDDRARIGGRTVNQWMAGPGRMGEFLAALQQLGWIRRHQDPANSRLWGLISGDSAAMFGVFNPYERQLLHDWIAGDWSEPAQRNPWGGSEKASAAPPSARSEFATEERALLNELSTLSPRSRMHRLVALMAPHRHWTPAGLLATRIYTDKLGIEP